GAAACCTCTGGTTCCACTCCGGCGATCGCGTCGTTCGCGATTCCGACGGACATTATCGCTTCATCGACCGCATGAAGGACTCGATCCGCCGGCGCGGCGAGAATGTGTCCTCCTGGGAGGTCGAGCAGACCATCCAGTCGCATCCCGCTGTTGCGGTTTGCGCCATTTACCCATTGCCGTCTGAACTGGGAGAGGACGAGGTCGCCGCCGCGATCCTGCTCGAGCCCGGACAAGCCTTGGAGCCCGTTGATATCGTCAGGCATTGCGAAGGGCAGATCGCCTATTTTGCCATTCCCCGCTATGTGCGCATCGTAAGCCAGTTGCCGCTGACGGAGAACGGCAAGATCAAGAAGGGCGCGCTGCGTGATGCGGGCGTGACAGCGGATACGTGGGACCGCGAGGCGGCCGGCATTCGGGTGCGGCGTTAGGCATGATCCGGAAAAATGTGCAGCGGTTTTCTGAGCGTCGGCTCACGGCTTCTGCATCGCATCCCTGACGGCGCCCTTGAGCTCGTCGAGCTCGCTGGTCAACCCATCGAGCCGAGCAGCCGGGAATCCTGCCAGCAGCTCGGCGAGCCATGAGCCATGGCTCTTGGCCATGCGCCTGAAGGCCTTCCGACCTTCCATGGTCATGCAAACGATCTGCACGCGCCGATCGAGGTTCGAAGGCGTGCGGGTGATGTAACCGTCCTCAACCAGGCGATCGACGATGGGGGTGAGGTTTCCGGCGGAGACCATCAGGCGTTTGGGCAGTTCTCCCAATACCAATCCGCTTGGCTCGCGATCGAGTTGCGCCAGAACATCGAAGCGGGGCATGGTGAAATCGAATTCCTCGCGGAATCGCCGCCGCAGCTCGCCCTCGATCATGGTCGTGCAGGCAAGGAGCCGGAGCCAAAGCCGTGTCTGAGCCCTGTACTCGGCTTCCTGATCAATCCCGTTCTTCGAAACGGGTGAGGACTCGTTTGCGAGTGGCAAATCAAATCTCCTGGGGCATCTAAGCTCGAACGGGGACGGCCTTGATCTCGTCGCAAGATAGTATGTGCCAAAAGTAAATTCAAGACTCGTTCAGGACGCGCAGAATCGGCTCTGCCGCCTACAGAATTTGCGTTACCTGGAGCGACCAGGCATCGAAAGGCAATCTCGGCGGCTTGCTGACAAGCGCCTAGGCGATCCCCGGCAGGGTCCGAATATTTTATATTTGAAATTAAAGCAGTGGTCGAACGGCCCACGTTGACCAACTAGGCCCGAACGTAATCACTAAGGTTCGTGCGGAAGGAGCCGTTGCCGCCATCGAGTGCTGGCCATGTTCGCCGCGCTCAACGACATCGCTCAAGACCGGAGCTCCGGTGCCCCTCTGAATAGGTGGGTTGAAGATTAGTCGCAGCAGCAGGTTTCGGACCTTTGCCGCGCCCCAAATCTCGCCGGCTGCGCAGTTGCTACGGATGGCGGCCTTTTGGGGCGCCGTAAGGTTGGTTATCCTGCGCTGGCCGAGCCTCGGATGCGGAATCGTATGTCGGCTCTTCGAGAGCCGGAGGATTGCGGATCGCGTCAAGGGTCTTGCGTGGACAGTTCCAATTTGGGTTTGGACAATGGGCGAATCAATGAAAGCACTCGATGTCATCACCATCGGCCGTGCAAGCGTGGATATTTACGGCTCCCAGGTCGGTGGCCGCCTGGAGGACATGGGATCGTTCGAAAAATACATTGGCGGCTCACCTACAAATATAGCCTGCGGCAGCGCGCGCCTGGGACTGAAGACGGCGCTCATCAGCCGCGTCGGCAACGAGCATATGGGTCGCTTCATCCTGGAGCAGCTTGCTCGCGAAGGTGTTGCGACTGATGGCGTCAAGATCGATTCTGAGCGTCTTACCGCGCTTGTGATCCTTGGCATTCGCGACGATACCCAGTTTCCACTGATCTTCTACCGCGAGAACTGCGCCGACATGGCGCTTTGCGAGGACGACATCGACGAGGCCTTCATTGCCTCGGCACGCGCCGTTGTCGTTACCGGCACACATCTTAGCCATCCGCGCACGGAAGCGGCCGTCATCAAAGCGCTGACACTGGCGCGCAGGCACGGCCTGCGCACGGCGCTGGACATCGACTATCGCCCCAACCTCTGGGGTGTCGCGGGCCATGGCGACGGCGAAAGCCGTTTCGTCGAAAGCGCCAACGTCACTGCCAAGCTGCAATCCTCGCTGCACTATTTCGACCTGATCGTCGGCACGGAGGAGGAGTTTCACATAGCTGGCGGATCGATCGATACGCTTGCGGCTCTCGGTGCAGTACGGGCCGTAAGCGCCGCGACGCTAGTCTGCAAGCGCGGGCCGCTCGGCGCCGTCGCGTTCGAGGGCGAGATCCCCGAGAGTCTCGACAAGGGCCAGAGCGGGCAGGGCTTTCCGATTGAGGTGTTCAACGTGTTGGGAGCCGGCGACGGTTTCTTCTCCGGCCTGCTGCGCGGCTGGATGACGGATCAGGATTGGTCGACTTCGCTGAAATACGCCAATGCCTGCGGTGCCTTCGCGGTGAGCCGCCACGGCTGTACGCCAGCCTATCCGAGTTGGGAGGAACTGCAATTCTTCCTGAAGCGCGGCGTTGTTCGGCCGGACCTGCGCAACGATCCAGAACTGGAGCAGATCCACTGGTCGACCACGCGGCACACCCGGGTGAACGGCGACTGGTCCACCATGCGGGTTTTCGCCTTCGACCACCGCATGCAACTGGAGCAGATGGACGGCTATACACCCGAGAAGGGAGCAGCGTTCAAGGAACTGTGCCTTGATGCTGCACTTCGCGTCCAGAACGGCGAAAGCGGCTACGGCATTCTCTGCGACAACCGCATCGGCCGTTCGGCGCTCCATCGCGCCTCCGGCACCGGCCTGTGGATCGGGCGTCCGGCGGAATGGCCAGGGTCCCGCCCACTGACGCTTGAGCCGGAACTCGGGACCGACTGCGGCGCGTTGGTCGAATGGGCTCGCGAGGATGTTGTGAAGGTGCTCTGCTTCTGCCACCCGAACGATGATGCCCAAACCCGTGCTGCCCAGGAGGCTACCGTTAGCCGGCTGTTTGCGGCGGCACGGCGAAACAAGCTGGAATTCTTGCTGGAGATCATTCCAAGCAAAGTCGGTGCTACTGACGACATGACGACAGCAACGCTGATCCATCAGTTCTACGTAGCCGGCATTTATCCAGACTGGTGGAAGCTCGAGCCGATGAAGACGCAGACCGGATGGGCCAACGCGATTGCCGCAATCGAGGCGCATGACACGCATACGCGCGGCATCGTCGTCCTTGGACTGGATGCGACTGAAGCAGAGCTTTCAGCGAGTTTTGAGATCGCGGCAGGCTTCGATCTGGTCAAGGGCTTTGCCGTGGGGCGCACAATCTTTGGTGAGGCTGCGCGGCGCTGGTTCATCGGAAGCGTGCCGGATCAGGTGGCAGTCGACGATATGGCGACGCGTTATGCCCGGCTCTGCCGAGTGTGGGATGCATCGTGCAAAAAGGTGCGGGGGCGGGCTGCATGAGTGCGATTCGGCTGACAGCGGGGCGGGCCATGGTGAAATGGCTCCCCTCGCAGATGACGGAAGATGGCGAGCGTTTCGTCGATGGTGTGTGGGCGATTTTTGGCCACGGATATGTCGCCGGTCTTGGCGAGGCGCTTCAGAAGGCGGGCAATAGCCTACGTAGTGAGGCGGGGCAATTTACGGCGATGCGGAGAAAGAACTTGCCGATTTCGCTACCCGCCACACCATCCTAACGGGCGAATAGGAGAAAACCATGCCCACTCTGCTTCACCGTCCGTTTGGAATACACGGCAAGGTACACGACATCACGCCGGCCTTGGCCGGCTGGCGCTTTGTCGGATTTTCTCTCTACCGCCTTCGGGGCGGCGATAGAGCGGCTGAGGCGACCGGCGACCGCGAGGTCATTCTCGTCATGGTCGAGGGTAAGGCGAGGCTCCATGGAGCAGGGCAGGACTGGGGCGTCCTGGGCGATCGTTTGAGCGTCTTCGAGAAATCGCCGCCGCACTGCGTTTACCTGCCGAACGGCAATGATTGGGAGGCGACGGCCGAGACGGATTGCGTAATCGCCGTCTGTTCGGCGCCCGCCAAGGGCGGGCATGCGCCCCGGCGCATCGGGCCGAACGGGATCACGTTAACCCAGCGTGGGGAGGGCACCAACACCCGCTATATCAATAACATCGCCATGGAAAACGAGGACTATTGCGACTCTCTCCTCGTGACGGAAGTGTTCACGCCGGCCGGACACTGGTCCAGTTATCCGAGCCACCGTCACGACGAGGATGATTTCCCTCGTATTACCTATTTGGAAGAAACATATTATCACCGGCTGAACCCAGCCGATGGTTTTGGGGTCCAGAGGGTCTATACCGACGACATGCAACTGAACGAGACCATGGCCGTCCATGATGGCGACGTAGTCTGCGTGCCGCGCGGTCATCATCCCTGCGGCGCACCTTACGGCTTCGAGATGTATTACCTCAATGTCATGGCCGGCCCCTTGCGCAAGTGGCGCTTTATGACCGCACCCCATGTCCAACATTTGACGCGCTGAACAAACCGATCAAGAGAACCCCTGAGGGGATGTCCCGGGTTCTGTTGAATTTCTGAAGAGGTCGGCGTTGCCCACCTTGAGCCGGTAGGCTCGGGGTGCTGATTCCACAAAGGAGAGCAACGCCATGACGAGAGATATCACACCGGCTGGTTGGCCGGCGACCGGGGCTGTGGACGAAGCGTTTGCAGAAGTGCGGGCGAGCTTCGATCGGTTCTGCCTTGCGGCAGGGATCGAGGCGCTCGGCACGATGATGGAGGCGGATGTCACGGCGGCCTGCGGGCCGCGCCACGGTCGCGACGCGGCGCGGCGGGCGCACCGTTGGGGCCGAACGCGGGGACGGATCGGCTTCCACGGCGGCAAGATCGAGGTCGAGCGCCCGCGGGTCCGGGGCGTGGACGGCCGCGAGGTCACGATCCCGAGCTGGGAAACGGCGGCGGAGGAGGACTGGCTCGGTCGCTGGGCGATGAACCTGATGCTGATCAATGTGTCGACGCGCCGGTTCGGCCGCGCTGTCCGGCTGCCCGAGGGTGACGTGCCGGCACCGCCCGGATCGGGGGTTTCGAAGTCGGCGGCCTCGCGGAGGTTCGTAGCGCTGTCGGCGGCGCGGCTGGCCGACTTCATGGCTGCCGATCTGTCCGCGCTCGACCTTCTGGTGGTCCAAATCGACGGGCTGCATCTCGGCGACGATCTCGTGCTGGTGGCCGCGATCGGGGTTGACGGCGAAGGCAACAAGCATCCGCTGGCGCTGGTGGAAGGGGCGACCGAGAACGCCGCAACGGTTCAGGCCCTGCTGGACAACCTGGTCTCGCGCGGGCTCGACCCGACGGTGCCAAGACTGTTCATCGCCGACGGCGCGAAGGCGTTGTCGAAGGCGATCCGCCGCACCTTCGGTTCGGCCGCTGCGATCCAGCGCTGCCAGATCCACAAGGCGCGCAACATCATGGAACGCCTGCCGAAAGAGCATCATGCGGCCACCCGTCGGGTGCTGCGCCAGGCCTGGGAGCTCGATGACGCCGACAAGGCTGAAAAATTGATCCGCAATCTCGCGCGTCGACTCGACCAGCAATGGCCCGGCGTAGCGGCCAGCATCCTCGAAGGCCTCGACGAAATCCTGACTGTCGTCCGGTTGAAGCTGCCGAAGGAGCTTCGTCGATCGCTCGCTTGTACCAACATCGCCGAGAACATGATGGGCACCATTCGCCGCGTCACGCGCAACGTCAAACGCTGGCGGGATGCCGGCATGGCCTTGCGATGGGTCGCGGCCGGCATGATCGAGGCCAACAAGGGCTTCCGACGATTGAAGGCGCATAAGCAATTGTCGGTTTTGCGTGCGGCCCTTCAAGCTCGCCACAATCGCATGACGATCAACCCCGTTGCCCACGTCACGAGGGCCGCGTAACATTCATTCCGGCAACGTCGGCCCGACGTAGTTCAACAGCGATCGGGACATCCCCACCCCTGATGAGCCAGCCGTTTATCCTCGCTGCTTGCGCCGAGATGATTTGGCGGTCCGGCTTCGAGGCCGGTGGCCCATCGTACTAACGCGGCACCGACGTCGCCGAACTACGGCTTGGCAGCCACGTAACCGTAATAGTTCTCCAGGAACTGATCCACCGCGAGAGGGGCGCCCTGTGGCACCTTGTAGTCCCCCTGTCCCCAGGTGAAGATCGTCATCTTCACGT
This genomic interval from Bradyrhizobium sp. CB82 contains the following:
- a CDS encoding MarR family transcriptional regulator, with translation MPLANESSPVSKNGIDQEAEYRAQTRLWLRLLACTTMIEGELRRRFREEFDFTMPRFDVLAQLDREPSGLVLGELPKRLMVSAGNLTPIVDRLVEDGYITRTPSNLDRRVQIVCMTMEGRKAFRRMAKSHGSWLAELLAGFPAARLDGLTSELDELKGAVRDAMQKP
- the iolC gene encoding 5-dehydro-2-deoxygluconokinase produces the protein MKALDVITIGRASVDIYGSQVGGRLEDMGSFEKYIGGSPTNIACGSARLGLKTALISRVGNEHMGRFILEQLAREGVATDGVKIDSERLTALVILGIRDDTQFPLIFYRENCADMALCEDDIDEAFIASARAVVVTGTHLSHPRTEAAVIKALTLARRHGLRTALDIDYRPNLWGVAGHGDGESRFVESANVTAKLQSSLHYFDLIVGTEEEFHIAGGSIDTLAALGAVRAVSAATLVCKRGPLGAVAFEGEIPESLDKGQSGQGFPIEVFNVLGAGDGFFSGLLRGWMTDQDWSTSLKYANACGAFAVSRHGCTPAYPSWEELQFFLKRGVVRPDLRNDPELEQIHWSTTRHTRVNGDWSTMRVFAFDHRMQLEQMDGYTPEKGAAFKELCLDAALRVQNGESGYGILCDNRIGRSALHRASGTGLWIGRPAEWPGSRPLTLEPELGTDCGALVEWAREDVVKVLCFCHPNDDAQTRAAQEATVSRLFAAARRNKLEFLLEIIPSKVGATDDMTTATLIHQFYVAGIYPDWWKLEPMKTQTGWANAIAAIEAHDTHTRGIVVLGLDATEAELSASFEIAAGFDLVKGFAVGRTIFGEAARRWFIGSVPDQVAVDDMATRYARLCRVWDASCKKVRGRAA
- the iolB gene encoding 5-deoxy-glucuronate isomerase; amino-acid sequence: MPTLLHRPFGIHGKVHDITPALAGWRFVGFSLYRLRGGDRAAEATGDREVILVMVEGKARLHGAGQDWGVLGDRLSVFEKSPPHCVYLPNGNDWEATAETDCVIAVCSAPAKGGHAPRRIGPNGITLTQRGEGTNTRYINNIAMENEDYCDSLLVTEVFTPAGHWSSYPSHRHDEDDFPRITYLEETYYHRLNPADGFGVQRVYTDDMQLNETMAVHDGDVVCVPRGHHPCGAPYGFEMYYLNVMAGPLRKWRFMTAPHVQHLTR
- a CDS encoding IS256 family transposase codes for the protein MTRDITPAGWPATGAVDEAFAEVRASFDRFCLAAGIEALGTMMEADVTAACGPRHGRDAARRAHRWGRTRGRIGFHGGKIEVERPRVRGVDGREVTIPSWETAAEEDWLGRWAMNLMLINVSTRRFGRAVRLPEGDVPAPPGSGVSKSAASRRFVALSAARLADFMAADLSALDLLVVQIDGLHLGDDLVLVAAIGVDGEGNKHPLALVEGATENAATVQALLDNLVSRGLDPTVPRLFIADGAKALSKAIRRTFGSAAAIQRCQIHKARNIMERLPKEHHAATRRVLRQAWELDDADKAEKLIRNLARRLDQQWPGVAASILEGLDEILTVVRLKLPKELRRSLACTNIAENMMGTIRRVTRNVKRWRDAGMALRWVAAGMIEANKGFRRLKAHKQLSVLRAALQARHNRMTINPVAHVTRAA